One genomic region from Armatimonadota bacterium encodes:
- a CDS encoding SRPBCC family protein, producing MPVIETEAFIPAPPERVYAAAKQIERFPEFMSNVQEVEVIERSGSRVISRWVAPVKEFNRTIKWIEQDDWNDDTRVAAFRATEGDWDKYEGVWGFEEHSQGTRAYIKLDFELEVPLIGPLIKGLLRRLVLRNAEETLRGIARMVGAD from the coding sequence ATGCCCGTGATTGAGACCGAGGCCTTCATCCCCGCGCCGCCGGAGCGCGTGTACGCTGCGGCCAAGCAGATCGAGCGCTTCCCCGAGTTCATGTCCAACGTGCAGGAGGTCGAGGTCATCGAGCGCAGCGGCTCCCGCGTGATCAGCCGCTGGGTGGCGCCGGTCAAGGAGTTCAACCGCACCATCAAATGGATTGAGCAGGATGATTGGAACGACGACACGCGCGTCGCCGCCTTCCGCGCCACCGAGGGGGACTGGGACAAGTACGAGGGAGTGTGGGGCTTCGAGGAGCATTCGCAGGGGACGCGCGCCTACATCAAGCTGGATTTCGAGCTCGAGGTGCCGCTCATCGGCCCGCTGATCAAGGGGCTGCTGAGAAGGCTGGTGCTGCGCAACGCCGAGGAGACGCTGCGAGGCATCGCACGCATGGTTGGCGCGGACTAG
- a CDS encoding DEAD/DEAH box helicase, whose amino-acid sequence MGFETPTPIQYEAIPPALSGRDVIATAETGSGKTAAFLLPIIERLRQRQDRSTRALILAPTREIAAQTAGQAVALTHGTPLRTVAVYGGVGMEPQSRALRSGYEIVVATPGRLLDHHRRGTARLASLEVLVVDEADRMMDMGFLPDLRRILAVLPRERQSMLFSATMPIDVLELAYEEILRDPVHVEVGSQSVPPASISQSVYLVASERKTDLLLDLLRQEAMRSVLVFARTRRRAERLAKQLQRSNMNATCIHGDRSQSDREKALNGFRRRSVRVLVATDIAARGLDVEGVTHVVNYDMPAAPLDYLHRIGRTARAGCDGDALSLAGWEDTLVLADIERTLGRTLPRVSVPGLTQPEPQRAASVPARPRAGTAWRSRVARR is encoded by the coding sequence TTGGGCTTTGAGACCCCGACCCCCATCCAGTATGAGGCCATACCCCCGGCCTTGTCCGGTCGAGACGTCATCGCCACCGCGGAGACGGGAAGCGGCAAGACGGCGGCCTTCTTGCTGCCCATCATCGAACGGCTGCGGCAACGCCAAGACAGGAGCACGCGAGCACTCATTCTCGCTCCCACGCGCGAGATCGCCGCGCAGACGGCCGGGCAAGCGGTGGCGCTGACGCACGGCACCCCATTGCGCACCGTCGCGGTGTACGGCGGCGTCGGGATGGAGCCCCAGAGCCGCGCGTTGCGCTCCGGCTATGAGATCGTCGTCGCCACCCCGGGCCGGCTGCTCGATCACCACCGCCGCGGTACTGCGCGCCTGGCGTCGCTGGAGGTGCTGGTCGTGGACGAAGCCGACCGCATGATGGATATGGGCTTCCTGCCCGACCTGCGTCGCATCCTGGCGGTGTTGCCCCGCGAGCGCCAGTCAATGCTGTTCTCCGCTACCATGCCGATTGACGTGTTGGAGCTTGCCTACGAGGAGATCCTGCGCGATCCGGTCCACGTGGAAGTGGGCTCTCAGTCGGTGCCGCCCGCAAGCATATCGCAGTCGGTTTACCTGGTTGCGTCCGAGCGCAAGACCGACTTGCTGCTCGATCTGCTGCGACAGGAAGCGATGCGCAGTGTGCTGGTCTTCGCCCGCACGCGACGGCGCGCCGAGCGGCTGGCCAAGCAGCTTCAGCGCTCCAATATGAACGCGACCTGCATTCACGGCGACCGCAGCCAGAGCGACCGGGAGAAGGCGCTCAATGGCTTCCGGCGGCGCTCGGTGCGCGTGCTGGTGGCGACCGACATCGCCGCCCGCGGTTTGGATGTGGAGGGCGTGACGCATGTCGTCAACTATGACATGCCGGCGGCGCCCTTGGACTATCTGCACCGCATTGGCCGCACGGCCCGCGCCGGCTGTGACGGCGACGCGCTCAGCCTGGCCGGGTGGGAGGACACCCTCGTCTTGGCCGACATCGAGCGCACGTTGGGTCGCACCCTCCCGCGGGTATCGGTGCCCGGACTGACCCAACCCGAACCGCAGCGCGCCGCCTCCGTCCCGGCCCGGCCGCGGGCCGGCACCGCGTGGCGCTCCAGGGTGGCGCGACGGTGA
- a CDS encoding RNA-binding protein, with the protein MASKSLYVGNLSYSTTESKLRELFAEYEPSEVRLIGDKGFGFVDVPEEKAADAIAALNGREVDGRALTVNEARPRTERSGGGGGGGGRSGGFGGGGGGGRGRGW; encoded by the coding sequence ATGGCCAGCAAGAGTCTGTATGTCGGAAACCTGAGCTACTCCACTACGGAGAGCAAGCTCCGCGAGCTGTTTGCGGAGTACGAGCCGAGCGAGGTCCGGCTGATCGGCGACAAGGGGTTTGGCTTTGTCGACGTCCCGGAGGAGAAGGCCGCCGACGCCATCGCCGCCCTCAACGGTCGCGAGGTGGATGGGCGCGCGCTGACGGTGAACGAGGCACGCCCGCGCACCGAGCGCAGTGGCGGCGGCGGAGGCGGCGGGGGCCGCAGCGGGGGCTTCGGCGGCGGCGGCGGTGGCGGACGCGGACGCGGTTGGTGA